The Brassica napus cultivar Da-Ae unplaced genomic scaffold, Da-Ae ScsIHWf_1828;HRSCAF=2464, whole genome shotgun sequence genomic interval ctccctctccggaatcgaaccctaattctccgtcacccgttaccaccatggtaggccactatcctaccatcgaaagttgatagggcagaaatttgaatgatgcgtcgccagcactaaggccatgcgatccgtcgagttatcatgaatcatcagagcaacgggcagagcccgcgtcgtgttataaaacacatgtggattgctagtaaccatgtaaaggaagaacggaccgtgtccaggcccaagaccaagaccgcgtccaagagagaaagagagagaggcggccaatgcattggaccgaccttagATCTTAGTTTTAGgaactttccttttctcttcatgtttatctataagaagttttcctttttactttaggataaggatttgtactatttccttttatccatatcttgtaatcccctatataagggaacattttgattaatgaaatacacacacgatttccccatcttttacaacacgttatcagcacgatagcctctaattCCCTGAGACCTAAATCGATACCTAAAAGCCTATTACCGGCGACTCTAAGCTAAACCCTAGACGTTCTCCATTGCTCCAAAAGCTTGACATCCTCAAGACCGAACGTCCTCAGCTCCCTGATCGCGTCCTCAGCTCGCACACAATCAGAACGCATCCGTCCAGCAACTAGCTCGCAGCTCGCGTCCGTTCCCAGCTCGCATCCGACTACATcagcgacccgataggaggcagcaagCGTTCTTTCTCAACAGCTCGAGGTTCTCAGGTGATCCGGTTCTTTACCTCTACAAAACTAAGGTATGAACACAATCTGAGAACATAGAAtaagatcgaaaccctaatccatcatTATGGAAATCTTATTCTTGTTTAAACCTTAAAAGAAAAGTACAAGATCAAAATCGACAAAGTCTTAGAACTAGAAAGTTAAAATCGATTCCAAACTAGAACTTGATTgtatgattgattgattgaatctgaaacctggtaaaccctaatcaaggaatcgaaaccctaaaccctaaagttaaaaatcgattttaagattgctattgcttgtttgatttcttGCCTATTCTTGATGTTTTAGGAATGTTAGATTGTTCTTCTTGAAATAATCTAACTAAGAACACaaaatacttaaggccttgaaaccttaacataaggttgataagaattcaaagattgaaaccctaggGATTATGAAAAGAAGTAAGATAAGGTAGATTGTTTTTTTACATGAAACCGAGTATTGTAATGCATTCACAATTGATCGACCAGCATATAGATCATACAagtttaggttgttagaaaaccTATTGAACCATGAGGTTCATGattgatagcaccatggtcgTATAGAATTGTTTGAACATCATGAATGCGTAAGAcatgttgtggccgagcttgtttaTCATGCGGCCACGTGATCATATTATGAACCTAATACATTACATGGTAatatgattcagatgtcgaaaatagcaaacagagactatgcaccccttaatctctccggagataactacTTACAGTGGGCATTAGACACAAGGATTAGTCTAaagtccaagggactcggtgatacaATCATCgaagacaacaatgagaatgaaaagaaccGATACAGAGCCTTAGGCCTTATGCGGCATCATCTCATTGATGGtcttaaagatcagtacatgacaatcgagaatccactagatctttggatggctttaaagaatagatatgatcaccacaggatggtgttgcttccaaaagcAAGGCATGATTGGATGCATCTAAGATTCTTAGACTATAAGTCGGTGGATGATTACAATTCAGCTCTATTCAAGATTGTCTCAATACTAAAGTTGTGTGGTGAAGAGGTAACCGATAGCATGATGCTTGAAAAGACTTATACTACCTTTAATCACTCGAATTCTGTGTTGCAAGAGCAATACAGGACAAAGGGTTTTgccacatacactgatctgatctcatgtctactcctggccgaggcaaacaatgaactcctactaaagagtaacGGAGTTAGACCGGCCGGGACAGCACCACCACCCGAAGCCCATGAGGTTGAGAAGAAGGATCCCAATGAGACATACTTTGTCCAAGACAACAAGAAACCATACGGCAATAGCCGTGGTGGGTTCAAGAGGCGTGGACGTGATAACTCAAACGGCCGAGATGGCTACTCAACtggccggaaaggaaaccacaataaccgtggtcgtggttccaattacggcCGGGGTCGAGGCAGCTACGGCCGCGGACGAGGTGgatatccaaaccatcttacacgtccaaCAAGTCTCTATGCCATAGATGCGGGAGTGACAACCATTGGGCAAAGAATTGTAGAACTCCGAAACACTTGtgcgacctctaccaagagagcaTCAAGAACAAGAATCCGGAGGCAAATATGATCCAAGAAAACGCTCATGAGGACAAGGGATATGggtatgatgctgacaatgaatccgacaaggataaccaagatgacctaatggattttgaaacatctgattgtctcaaggactagttttcgaatcacattgtcttattgctttatgtttttgatttggtgtttttattttatgtaatggaatttttaataagaagagttttaaacgtcttatgaagtctctaaagtttagaaattttatttatagaatgaatgatgagatgagtatacttgtggtggatagtggcacaagtcatacaatacttagagacaaaaggtacttcataaatctcacaatgcaaagcGCAAAGGTACATACCATTGCGGGTGAGGctagcctgattgaaggtcacggccaagcctatgtgatgatgcctaatggcactcacctagagatcaaaaccgccctgtattccccaagctctagaagaagcttattgagttt includes:
- the LOC125599280 gene encoding RNA-binding protein 3-like, with amino-acid sequence MVLLPKARHDWMHLRFLDYKSVDDYNSALFKIVSILKLCGEESNGVRPAGTAPPPEAHEVEKKDPNETYFVQDNKKPYGNSRGGFKRRGRDNSNGRDGYSTGRKGNHNNRGRGSNYGRGRGSYGRGRGGYPNHLTRPTSLYAIDAGVTTIGQRIVELRNTCATSTKRASRTRIRRQI